A stretch of the Rhodospirillaceae bacterium genome encodes the following:
- a CDS encoding 4Fe-4S cluster-binding domain-containing protein codes for MMVEITNACNLACTGCALQMEGSVSMQANRKMIDFDMYTKLVDDVQDDLIFLVPYLGGESFLNKQMFDAIKYASDRGISVSATTAASFDHIKDFGQKISDSGLDFLFFSISGTEQEIYENFHVKGELAKVIANIKDVTRFPKSQRPRVCVRYLRTPYNAEDIKKLPEFTKELGADFFEIRQVDGTLEAVDTMTSKEEGISPEDFTESCPWLWASTVIKANGEVIPCCFDYYGVPEMGAINALDKGIRDVWNGEGYKKFRSAWYKGGSELDCCAQCRPSLGYQDTASVERAKQYVRTERM; via the coding sequence ATGATGGTCGAAATTACCAACGCATGTAACCTAGCCTGCACCGGATGCGCCCTGCAAATGGAAGGCAGCGTGTCCATGCAGGCGAATCGTAAGATGATCGATTTCGACATGTACACCAAATTGGTCGACGACGTGCAAGACGACTTGATTTTCTTGGTACCCTATCTCGGTGGCGAAAGCTTCCTTAACAAGCAAATGTTCGACGCCATTAAATACGCCTCCGACCGGGGCATCAGCGTCTCGGCGACAACAGCGGCAAGCTTTGACCATATTAAAGACTTCGGCCAAAAAATTTCTGATAGTGGATTGGATTTCCTATTCTTTTCGATTTCCGGCACGGAGCAGGAAATCTACGAGAACTTTCACGTCAAGGGAGAGCTCGCGAAGGTTATCGCCAACATTAAGGACGTGACCCGGTTTCCCAAGAGCCAGCGCCCACGGGTCTGTGTGCGCTACTTGCGCACGCCTTATAACGCCGAGGATATTAAAAAGCTGCCCGAATTTACCAAGGAATTGGGTGCCGATTTCTTCGAGATTCGTCAGGTCGATGGAACACTTGAAGCGGTCGACACCATGACAAGCAAAGAAGAAGGTATTTCGCCAGAGGATTTTACCGAGAGCTGTCCTTGGCTTTGGGCGTCAACTGTAATTAAGGCGAATGGCGAGGTAATCCCATGCTGCTTCGATTATTACGGCGTGCCGGAAATGGGGGCCATTAACGCGCTCGACAAGGGTATTCGTGATGTCTGGAACGGTGAAGGTTACAAAAAATTCCGGTCCGCTTGGTACAAAGGCGGCAGCGAATTGGATTGCTGCGCGCAATGCCGACCGTCGCTTGGATATCAGGACACTGCGTCCGTCGAACGTGCAAAGCAATACGTCCGAACTGAAAGAATGTAG
- a CDS encoding class I SAM-dependent methyltransferase, producing MAQTTSGLVSTRNGIKTCDLSQVFATSGADGMELYALPTWHPVRWIFIKRALLLIDLFQRIPRPESLMEMGFGCGILVPELVSKTDRYVGIDIHSHTGEIEEALSQQIGLVDLRYGDANNLEFDDNSLDCIFSMSVMEHIAEIEGAVENVARVLKPGGHFIVGFPIENFVSNAFLDMIKLMIGFDRKVHHPTNHHQILAALGLHLEPFHERPFPFSGSVAFSLYYTGIWRKPEN from the coding sequence ATGGCGCAAACCACCAGCGGCTTGGTCTCAACCCGTAACGGAATTAAGACCTGCGATCTTTCTCAGGTCTTTGCTACAAGCGGAGCCGACGGCATGGAGCTTTATGCCCTGCCAACATGGCACCCGGTTCGTTGGATTTTCATCAAGCGAGCTTTGTTGTTGATCGATCTTTTTCAGCGCATTCCAAGACCAGAAAGCCTGATGGAGATGGGTTTTGGTTGCGGCATCCTAGTCCCTGAGTTGGTCTCTAAGACCGACCGATATGTCGGCATCGATATTCATTCCCATACTGGCGAAATTGAGGAGGCGCTCAGTCAACAAATCGGCTTAGTAGATCTCCGTTACGGCGACGCCAATAATCTCGAGTTCGACGATAACAGCCTCGACTGTATTTTCTCGATGAGCGTGATGGAGCACATTGCAGAAATTGAAGGCGCGGTTGAGAACGTAGCGCGGGTACTCAAGCCCGGTGGACATTTCATTGTTGGTTTTCCAATCGAAAATTTCGTCTCGAATGCCTTTCTCGATATGATAAAATTAATGATTGGCTTTGATCGCAAGGTGCATCACCCGACCAATCATCACCAAATTCTAGCTGCCTTGGGCCTGCACTTAGAGCCTTTCCACGAACGTCCGTTCCCGTTTTCGGGATCAGTGGCATTCTCTCTCTATTACACAGGTATTTGGCGAAAACCGGAGAATTAA
- a CDS encoding B12-binding domain-containing radical SAM protein: MTGENSTANKKTFVTFVRGPIVYTKTAINNEATPAIAFAYLSAYIKNKGYDFTFVDGVAEGLNRVWPMETISSHVCQGLKFEEIIERIPANTDVIAFSAMFSGEWPAAKLLLMAIRKAFPDVTIVAGGEHVTALSEYCLKDCPAINVCVRGEGEHTFYELLECIENGQGFDEVNGVSFLDGQGNYVENTGQNRIREVDAIPWPYWPDGYLEKFWATGKSFGVMTERDMPMMISRGCPYQCTFCSNPGMWTTRYILRDIEDVIAELKTHIEKYDITAVQLYDLTAITKKRWIIEFGKRLAEEKISVKWSLPSGTRSEALDDDTLRVLRDINCNYLVYAPESGSKRTLERIKKRIDLDRLTGSIMSAVKIGIVTRANLMIGLPKESRIDIYRTLAYGLKLAWHGIDEVSMQLFCAYPGTELFRELVAEKRIVVSDSYFLSLTSIYGDYVSLNHLKTNQSVGPKELSFYRLICTMLYYLVGYTRFPKRIIRTYRNVKGGTEMTTVLEHRMHDALERRSARVNAK; the protein is encoded by the coding sequence ATGACGGGTGAAAACTCCACCGCAAATAAGAAGACGTTTGTGACGTTCGTTCGAGGCCCAATCGTTTACACCAAAACAGCCATAAATAATGAGGCCACACCGGCCATCGCATTCGCTTATCTTTCAGCGTATATCAAAAACAAGGGCTACGATTTTACATTTGTCGACGGCGTCGCTGAGGGGCTCAACCGGGTATGGCCTATGGAGACGATTTCGTCACATGTTTGTCAGGGACTGAAATTCGAAGAAATTATTGAGCGCATTCCTGCCAATACAGATGTTATTGCATTTTCAGCTATGTTTTCTGGTGAATGGCCCGCAGCAAAACTCCTTCTCATGGCAATTCGCAAGGCCTTTCCTGATGTCACCATTGTCGCCGGTGGAGAACACGTGACCGCGCTGTCCGAATATTGTCTAAAGGACTGTCCGGCGATCAATGTCTGTGTGCGTGGCGAAGGCGAGCATACCTTCTACGAGCTTCTAGAATGTATCGAAAATGGCCAGGGCTTCGATGAAGTCAATGGCGTCAGCTTTCTCGATGGGCAGGGAAATTACGTCGAAAACACTGGCCAAAATCGCATACGGGAGGTTGATGCTATTCCATGGCCTTACTGGCCTGATGGTTACCTAGAGAAATTTTGGGCCACGGGTAAGTCTTTCGGCGTCATGACCGAGCGGGATATGCCGATGATGATTTCCAGAGGGTGTCCGTACCAGTGTACCTTCTGCTCCAATCCTGGAATGTGGACCACACGCTATATCCTGCGCGACATCGAAGACGTTATTGCTGAACTTAAGACCCATATAGAGAAATATGATATCACGGCAGTGCAGTTATACGATCTGACGGCGATCACCAAGAAGCGCTGGATTATAGAGTTTGGAAAGCGCCTAGCGGAAGAAAAAATCTCAGTCAAATGGTCGCTACCGTCAGGCACCCGGAGTGAGGCTCTGGATGACGATACGTTGCGTGTACTCCGTGATATTAACTGCAATTACTTAGTCTATGCTCCGGAAAGTGGTTCCAAGCGAACGCTCGAGAGAATCAAGAAACGGATCGATCTTGATCGCCTCACAGGTTCAATCATGTCAGCGGTGAAAATCGGCATCGTTACCCGAGCAAATTTGATGATTGGGCTGCCAAAAGAATCCAGGATAGATATCTATCGGACGTTGGCTTACGGACTGAAGCTCGCGTGGCATGGCATTGACGAAGTTTCTATGCAGCTATTTTGTGCCTATCCTGGGACCGAACTCTTTCGTGAACTCGTTGCCGAGAAACGCATCGTTGTTTCAGATTCGTACTTCCTGTCTTTGACCTCTATTTATGGCGACTATGTTTCGCTCAATCATTTAAAAACCAACCAAAGTGTCGGGCCAAAAGAGCTGTCGTTCTACCGGCTAATTTGTACGATGCTCTATTATTTGGTTGGCTATACTCGGTTTCCCAAGAGGATCATCCGGACATACCGCAATGTAAAGGGGGGCACAGAGATGACGACAGTTCTGGAGCACCGTATGCACGATGCTTTGGAGCGCCGCTCAGCCCGCGTCAACGCAAAATAG
- a CDS encoding NTP transferase domain-containing protein — MNSQNLSGVILAAGKGTRAYPYTQRIPKAMLDICGRPLIQFSLELMRDKLGIKDIVIVVSEKNGMIEQRFGDGHDLGLNICYRVNDAVEKGPVYSLSLAESKISAERFVVMLSDEIYLDSNHEAILGTDYRDEDILVTARPNSLIRDISKNFSIDFVDGRISRLIEKPTSSENGLLGCGTYVFRRDVFDQIREEFRTPGPATDNLTAFIANRLVNGAKVGYVPLGGNYINVNYHHDVNRARSMARTAMFADPKVSLIMPCLSDSAGFEDVVRTSIDAGRVDEVLLVVHEHTKEFDRVASKYGARLIVAKSESRGLAPLIRTGVRESTGDIIAVMAADGTFEIGDLDKLLAYIYDAEMVVGTRTARQLIDQGSNMDIVARLSNYFLAKFIEALWVTHLVRLSDVGCVWRVFWRYSYDAVIDRVDAERGEFLIDMVIEMLLYRFQLIELPVRYCISIDEQAVRFRERNLATFFRIIKLALSKRLKTL, encoded by the coding sequence ATGAATTCACAGAATTTATCTGGCGTCATCCTTGCCGCTGGCAAAGGTACGCGCGCCTATCCCTATACCCAGCGCATTCCTAAGGCCATGCTTGATATTTGTGGCCGACCGTTGATCCAGTTTTCTCTGGAACTCATGCGCGATAAATTGGGGATCAAGGATATTGTCATCGTCGTTTCTGAAAAGAATGGCATGATTGAGCAACGGTTTGGCGATGGCCACGATCTTGGTCTCAACATTTGCTATCGCGTTAATGACGCTGTTGAAAAGGGGCCGGTTTATTCGCTGTCTTTGGCAGAGTCAAAAATATCGGCAGAGCGCTTCGTGGTGATGCTTTCTGACGAAATTTATCTGGATTCAAACCACGAAGCGATACTGGGCACAGATTATAGAGACGAAGATATCCTGGTCACAGCGCGGCCCAATAGCTTGATCCGTGACATCAGCAAGAATTTTAGCATCGATTTCGTCGACGGACGCATTTCTCGCCTCATCGAGAAACCGACGAGTTCTGAGAATGGGCTGCTAGGCTGTGGCACCTACGTTTTCCGGCGCGATGTTTTTGATCAAATTCGTGAAGAATTTCGAACGCCTGGCCCGGCAACCGACAATCTGACTGCGTTTATTGCAAACCGTCTGGTTAACGGAGCAAAAGTTGGATATGTGCCTCTCGGTGGGAACTACATTAACGTGAACTACCATCATGATGTTAATCGCGCGCGATCAATGGCCCGTACCGCAATGTTCGCCGATCCCAAAGTCAGCCTTATCATGCCCTGCCTCAGCGACAGCGCTGGATTCGAAGATGTGGTTCGAACCTCAATAGATGCCGGACGGGTCGATGAAGTGCTGTTGGTTGTTCACGAGCACACAAAAGAATTCGACCGCGTCGCAAGCAAGTACGGCGCTAGACTAATCGTCGCGAAATCCGAATCCCGTGGGCTAGCGCCGCTGATCCGGACCGGTGTTCGGGAAAGCACCGGCGACATCATTGCAGTCATGGCAGCCGATGGAACCTTTGAGATTGGCGATCTAGATAAACTGCTCGCTTATATTTACGACGCTGAAATGGTTGTCGGCACCAGAACTGCCCGGCAACTCATTGATCAGGGGTCGAACATGGATATTGTCGCCCGGCTGAGCAATTACTTCCTGGCCAAGTTCATTGAGGCCTTGTGGGTCACACATCTGGTCCGGCTGTCGGACGTCGGCTGCGTCTGGCGGGTATTTTGGCGCTACAGCTACGATGCGGTCATCGACAGGGTTGATGCAGAACGAGGCGAGTTTTTGATCGACATGGTGATCGAAATGCTACTTTACAGGTTCCAATTGATCGAACTGCCGGTTCGCTACTGCATCAGCATTGACGAACAGGCGGTCCGGTTTCGCGAGCGGAATTTGGCGACGTTCTTCCGGATAATTAAACTAGCGCTGTCAAAACGGCTAAAAACGTTGTGA
- a CDS encoding glycosyltransferase family 2 protein yields the protein MLDIVVPTLNEEANIDQLVTRLKNACPEARLIFVDNCSTDRTLEILEGYGVDIVRHTVNEGYGKSLYDGIIAGTADYIVTIDADLEYPPECIPQLIARLDQCSVVYGSRFAGDTDPAMGAFRIYGNQLISWIFNKLYGQAVSDLYTGVKAFRRSALDGLEFQCSGFVFVVEFAAKLVRSGFRLEEEPVEYTIRRAGRRKMKHVAEASKALSLLLFYRVSRLKIKS from the coding sequence GTGCTTGATATTGTCGTTCCGACATTAAATGAAGAGGCGAATATTGACCAACTGGTAACGCGCCTAAAGAATGCCTGTCCTGAGGCGCGGCTAATTTTTGTAGACAACTGCTCCACTGATCGCACGCTGGAAATCCTGGAAGGATACGGCGTTGACATCGTCCGCCATACTGTCAACGAAGGATATGGCAAAAGTCTTTATGACGGCATTATCGCTGGCACAGCGGATTATATTGTTACCATTGACGCCGACCTGGAATACCCCCCCGAATGCATTCCTCAACTGATCGCCCGCCTGGATCAATGCTCGGTCGTTTACGGCTCTCGCTTCGCTGGTGATACTGATCCAGCAATGGGAGCCTTTCGTATCTACGGCAACCAATTAATTAGCTGGATATTCAACAAACTTTATGGCCAAGCGGTGAGCGACCTTTATACCGGTGTTAAGGCGTTTCGCCGGTCTGCCCTCGACGGGCTTGAATTCCAATGTTCCGGGTTCGTCTTCGTTGTAGAGTTCGCGGCAAAATTGGTGAGATCCGGGTTCCGGCTTGAAGAAGAACCGGTCGAGTATACAATTCGCCGGGCCGGGCGTCGAAAAATGAAGCACGTCGCGGAAGCTTCAAAGGCACTCTCGTTGTTGTTGTTTTACCGAGTATCGCGGTTAAAAATAAAGTCCTAA